The Lucilia cuprina isolate Lc7/37 chromosome 5, ASM2204524v1, whole genome shotgun sequence genome includes a window with the following:
- the LOC111687958 gene encoding peptide methionine sulfoxide reductase isoform X4: protein MTSIAINPEDINAPQIKDLSIVRNEQKELNITPVHKLDRPFKTATFGMGCFWGAESLYGGTWGILRTTVGYAGGSKDQPTYRNMGDHTEVLEIDYDPEIISYKQLLDLFWNNHEYGLCTVIKRQYMSLILYHDEEQKQIAEQSRAEEQIKRAPEVIRTEISPKTNFYPAEDYHQKYRLQGHRDLCETFNLNSSLLQSSYVATKLNGYLAGVGGLEQFKREVEQMGLTPTQREYCNYYIEKNEGQGLYC, encoded by the exons atgacTTCTATTGCTATTAATCCTGAAGATATTAATGCACCACAAATCAAGGATTTG AGTATTGTGCGTAATGAACAAAAAGAATTGAACATTACACCGGTTCATAAACTAGATCGCCCCTTTAAAACTGCCACCTTTGGCATGGGCTGTTTCTGGGGTGCTGAGTCTTTGTATGGCGGCACTTGGGGCATATTGCGCACCACTGTGGGTTATGCTGGCGGCTCTAAGGATCAACCAACGTACCGTAATAT GGGTGACCACACAGAAGTTTTAGAAATTGATTATGATCCTGAAATCATAAGCTATAAACAATTATTGGATTTATTCTGGAATAATCATGAATACGGTTTGTGTACTGTCATCAAAAGGCAATATATGTCTTTGATTTTATATCATGATGAAGAACAAAAGCAAATAGCTGAACAATCTCGGGCAGAAGAACAAATTAAAAGAGCTCCTGAAGTTATAAGAACTGAAATATCACCCAAAACTAATTTCTATCCAGCAGAAGA TTACCATCAAAAATATCGTTTACAAGGACATCGCGACTTGTGTGAgacctttaatttaaattcctcTTTATTGCAAAGCTCTTATGTAGCCACTAAACTCAATGGCTATTTGGCTGGTGTAGGTGGTTTGGAGCAATTTAAACGTGAGGTAGAACAAATGGGTTTAACACCCACCCAAAGAGAATATTGCAACTATTATATAGAAAAGAATGAGGGCCAAGGTCTCTACTGCTGA
- the LOC111687958 gene encoding peptide methionine sulfoxide reductase isoform X1 — protein MNLKYLLLLSVILLYLAIDCVAIFFNEWKDCNGSSLNKYFKFYSIVRNEQKELNITPVHKLDRPFKTATFGMGCFWGAESLYGGTWGILRTTVGYAGGSKDQPTYRNMGDHTEVLEIDYDPEIISYKQLLDLFWNNHEYGLCTVIKRQYMSLILYHDEEQKQIAEQSRAEEQIKRAPEVIRTEISPKTNFYPAEDYHQKYRLQGHRDLCETFNLNSSLLQSSYVATKLNGYLAGVGGLEQFKREVEQMGLTPTQREYCNYYIEKNEGQGLYC, from the exons atgaatctaAAATACTTGTTGCTTTTATCAGTTATTTTACTGTATTTAGCGATTGATTGTGTGgcaatatttttcaatgaatGGAAGGATTGCAATGGCtcttcattaaataaatattttaaattttat AGTATTGTGCGTAATGAACAAAAAGAATTGAACATTACACCGGTTCATAAACTAGATCGCCCCTTTAAAACTGCCACCTTTGGCATGGGCTGTTTCTGGGGTGCTGAGTCTTTGTATGGCGGCACTTGGGGCATATTGCGCACCACTGTGGGTTATGCTGGCGGCTCTAAGGATCAACCAACGTACCGTAATAT GGGTGACCACACAGAAGTTTTAGAAATTGATTATGATCCTGAAATCATAAGCTATAAACAATTATTGGATTTATTCTGGAATAATCATGAATACGGTTTGTGTACTGTCATCAAAAGGCAATATATGTCTTTGATTTTATATCATGATGAAGAACAAAAGCAAATAGCTGAACAATCTCGGGCAGAAGAACAAATTAAAAGAGCTCCTGAAGTTATAAGAACTGAAATATCACCCAAAACTAATTTCTATCCAGCAGAAGA TTACCATCAAAAATATCGTTTACAAGGACATCGCGACTTGTGTGAgacctttaatttaaattcctcTTTATTGCAAAGCTCTTATGTAGCCACTAAACTCAATGGCTATTTGGCTGGTGTAGGTGGTTTGGAGCAATTTAAACGTGAGGTAGAACAAATGGGTTTAACACCCACCCAAAGAGAATATTGCAACTATTATATAGAAAAGAATGAGGGCCAAGGTCTCTACTGCTGA
- the LOC111687958 gene encoding peptide methionine sulfoxide reductase isoform X2, with protein sequence MNLKYLLLLSVILLYLAIDCVAIFFNEWKDCNGSSLNKYFKFYSIVRNEQKELNITPVHKLDRPFKTATFGMGCFWGAESLYGGTWGILRTTVGYAGGSKDQPTGDHTEVLEIDYDPEIISYKQLLDLFWNNHEYGLCTVIKRQYMSLILYHDEEQKQIAEQSRAEEQIKRAPEVIRTEISPKTNFYPAEDYHQKYRLQGHRDLCETFNLNSSLLQSSYVATKLNGYLAGVGGLEQFKREVEQMGLTPTQREYCNYYIEKNEGQGLYC encoded by the exons atgaatctaAAATACTTGTTGCTTTTATCAGTTATTTTACTGTATTTAGCGATTGATTGTGTGgcaatatttttcaatgaatGGAAGGATTGCAATGGCtcttcattaaataaatattttaaattttat AGTATTGTGCGTAATGAACAAAAAGAATTGAACATTACACCGGTTCATAAACTAGATCGCCCCTTTAAAACTGCCACCTTTGGCATGGGCTGTTTCTGGGGTGCTGAGTCTTTGTATGGCGGCACTTGGGGCATATTGCGCACCACTGTGGGTTATGCTGGCGGCTCTAAGGATCAACCAAC GGGTGACCACACAGAAGTTTTAGAAATTGATTATGATCCTGAAATCATAAGCTATAAACAATTATTGGATTTATTCTGGAATAATCATGAATACGGTTTGTGTACTGTCATCAAAAGGCAATATATGTCTTTGATTTTATATCATGATGAAGAACAAAAGCAAATAGCTGAACAATCTCGGGCAGAAGAACAAATTAAAAGAGCTCCTGAAGTTATAAGAACTGAAATATCACCCAAAACTAATTTCTATCCAGCAGAAGA TTACCATCAAAAATATCGTTTACAAGGACATCGCGACTTGTGTGAgacctttaatttaaattcctcTTTATTGCAAAGCTCTTATGTAGCCACTAAACTCAATGGCTATTTGGCTGGTGTAGGTGGTTTGGAGCAATTTAAACGTGAGGTAGAACAAATGGGTTTAACACCCACCCAAAGAGAATATTGCAACTATTATATAGAAAAGAATGAGGGCCAAGGTCTCTACTGCTGA
- the LOC111687958 gene encoding peptide methionine sulfoxide reductase isoform X3, translating to MFKRVMGVIVQTRGFLTDLEGLKSIVRNEQKELNITPVHKLDRPFKTATFGMGCFWGAESLYGGTWGILRTTVGYAGGSKDQPTYRNMGDHTEVLEIDYDPEIISYKQLLDLFWNNHEYGLCTVIKRQYMSLILYHDEEQKQIAEQSRAEEQIKRAPEVIRTEISPKTNFYPAEDYHQKYRLQGHRDLCETFNLNSSLLQSSYVATKLNGYLAGVGGLEQFKREVEQMGLTPTQREYCNYYIEKNEGQGLYC from the exons atgtttaaacgtGTAATGGGTGTTATTGTACAAACTAGGGGTTTTCTAACCGACCTGGAAGGCTTAAag AGTATTGTGCGTAATGAACAAAAAGAATTGAACATTACACCGGTTCATAAACTAGATCGCCCCTTTAAAACTGCCACCTTTGGCATGGGCTGTTTCTGGGGTGCTGAGTCTTTGTATGGCGGCACTTGGGGCATATTGCGCACCACTGTGGGTTATGCTGGCGGCTCTAAGGATCAACCAACGTACCGTAATAT GGGTGACCACACAGAAGTTTTAGAAATTGATTATGATCCTGAAATCATAAGCTATAAACAATTATTGGATTTATTCTGGAATAATCATGAATACGGTTTGTGTACTGTCATCAAAAGGCAATATATGTCTTTGATTTTATATCATGATGAAGAACAAAAGCAAATAGCTGAACAATCTCGGGCAGAAGAACAAATTAAAAGAGCTCCTGAAGTTATAAGAACTGAAATATCACCCAAAACTAATTTCTATCCAGCAGAAGA TTACCATCAAAAATATCGTTTACAAGGACATCGCGACTTGTGTGAgacctttaatttaaattcctcTTTATTGCAAAGCTCTTATGTAGCCACTAAACTCAATGGCTATTTGGCTGGTGTAGGTGGTTTGGAGCAATTTAAACGTGAGGTAGAACAAATGGGTTTAACACCCACCCAAAGAGAATATTGCAACTATTATATAGAAAAGAATGAGGGCCAAGGTCTCTACTGCTGA
- the LOC111687967 gene encoding gonadal protein gdl, with the protein MEEPTYSPGDLSQEDNTQLSPEFLQRKLYFLVDQLKSMHANLPEIYQSRISYELLTELANSLLNDTIFEIVKGLMEIQHVTEKHLHQLREQVENEYEIEVQEWISKINDQEELQHILELMKIKHNRKLKETDMKLIALLDQKVRDQQSTLHKAGVAGFYVTDNPKEIKIQMFLLDFILRLSRIKFEPNK; encoded by the exons atgGAAGAACCTACTTACTCCCCTGGAGATTTAAGCCAAGAAGATAATACCCAACTATCACCGGagtttttacaaagaaaattatatttcctGGTAGATCAACTCAAGTCCATGCATGCCAATTTACCAGA GATCTATCAATCACGTATTTCTTATGAATTACTAACCGAATTGGCCAATTCTCTGCTAAATGACACCATTTTCGAAATAGTCAAAGGTTTAATGGAAATCCAGCATGTTACCGAAAAACATTTGCATCAATTACGCGAACAGGTGGAGAATGAATATGAAATTGAGGTTCAAGAATGGATTTCCAAAATCAATGACCAAGAAGAATTACAACACATTTTGGAATTGATGAAAATCAAACATAATCGTAAATTAAAAGAGACTGATATGAAATTGATTGCTTTGCTGGATCAAAAAGTACGCGATCAGCAATCGACTTTACATAAGGCGGGTGTGGCGGGTTTTTACGTTACGGACAATCCTAAGGAgattaaaatacaaatgtttttgCTAGATTTTATTTTGCGTTTATCGAGGATTAAATTTGAGCCGAATAAGTAA
- the LOC111687958 gene encoding peptide methionine sulfoxide reductase isoform X5 yields MTSIAINPEDINAPQIKDLSIVRNEQKELNITPVHKLDRPFKTATFGMGCFWGAESLYGGTWGILRTTVGYAGGSKDQPTGDHTEVLEIDYDPEIISYKQLLDLFWNNHEYGLCTVIKRQYMSLILYHDEEQKQIAEQSRAEEQIKRAPEVIRTEISPKTNFYPAEDYHQKYRLQGHRDLCETFNLNSSLLQSSYVATKLNGYLAGVGGLEQFKREVEQMGLTPTQREYCNYYIEKNEGQGLYC; encoded by the exons atgacTTCTATTGCTATTAATCCTGAAGATATTAATGCACCACAAATCAAGGATTTG AGTATTGTGCGTAATGAACAAAAAGAATTGAACATTACACCGGTTCATAAACTAGATCGCCCCTTTAAAACTGCCACCTTTGGCATGGGCTGTTTCTGGGGTGCTGAGTCTTTGTATGGCGGCACTTGGGGCATATTGCGCACCACTGTGGGTTATGCTGGCGGCTCTAAGGATCAACCAAC GGGTGACCACACAGAAGTTTTAGAAATTGATTATGATCCTGAAATCATAAGCTATAAACAATTATTGGATTTATTCTGGAATAATCATGAATACGGTTTGTGTACTGTCATCAAAAGGCAATATATGTCTTTGATTTTATATCATGATGAAGAACAAAAGCAAATAGCTGAACAATCTCGGGCAGAAGAACAAATTAAAAGAGCTCCTGAAGTTATAAGAACTGAAATATCACCCAAAACTAATTTCTATCCAGCAGAAGA TTACCATCAAAAATATCGTTTACAAGGACATCGCGACTTGTGTGAgacctttaatttaaattcctcTTTATTGCAAAGCTCTTATGTAGCCACTAAACTCAATGGCTATTTGGCTGGTGTAGGTGGTTTGGAGCAATTTAAACGTGAGGTAGAACAAATGGGTTTAACACCCACCCAAAGAGAATATTGCAACTATTATATAGAAAAGAATGAGGGCCAAGGTCTCTACTGCTGA